A region of Leifsonia xyli DNA encodes the following proteins:
- a CDS encoding glycosyl transferase, with protein sequence MRLLVWQVHGGWMDAFVRGRHTYLLPVDAAGEGGVGGRDWPQNVVEVPEADLAETPFDAVVLQRLEEFDLVERLTGRTPGVDVPVVFVEHNTPQEDVPRSRHPLADRDDLLIAHVTHFNALFWDTGSTRTQVIEHGVVDYGRFFTGELPRAAAVINEPVRRWRVTGSDLLGGFSAVAPVDVFGMQVDGLAQALGVGADRVVAAGDIEAPRLFSEIGRRRVYVHPNRWTSLGLSLLESMTAGVPVVALDTTDARRAVVPGVGAISTDVTELHDAVRAFVDDPGRGMEAGERAREWALERFGLGRFQADWDELLARWVG encoded by the coding sequence CTGCGGCTGCTCGTCTGGCAGGTCCACGGCGGCTGGATGGACGCGTTCGTCCGCGGGCGGCACACCTACCTCCTGCCGGTGGATGCCGCCGGCGAGGGTGGCGTGGGCGGTCGCGACTGGCCGCAGAACGTTGTCGAGGTGCCGGAAGCCGACCTGGCCGAGACACCCTTCGACGCCGTGGTGCTGCAGCGGCTGGAGGAGTTCGACCTCGTCGAGCGGCTGACCGGGCGCACGCCGGGCGTGGACGTGCCGGTCGTGTTCGTGGAGCACAACACGCCCCAGGAGGACGTGCCGCGCTCCCGGCATCCCCTCGCCGACCGTGACGACCTGCTGATCGCGCACGTCACGCACTTCAACGCGCTGTTCTGGGACACCGGGTCCACTCGTACGCAGGTCATCGAGCACGGCGTCGTCGACTACGGCCGGTTCTTCACCGGCGAGCTGCCGCGCGCCGCCGCCGTCATCAACGAGCCGGTGCGCCGCTGGCGGGTCACGGGATCGGACCTGCTCGGCGGGTTCAGTGCCGTCGCGCCGGTCGACGTGTTCGGCATGCAGGTGGACGGGCTCGCGCAGGCGCTCGGCGTCGGAGCCGACCGCGTGGTCGCAGCGGGCGACATCGAGGCGCCGCGGCTGTTCTCGGAGATCGGGCGCCGTCGCGTCTACGTGCACCCGAACCGATGGACGTCGCTCGGGCTCTCGCTGCTCGAGTCGATGACCGCCGGGGTGCCCGTGGTGGCGCTGGACACGACGGATGCGCGTCGCGCGGTGGTCCCGGGCGTCGGGGCGATCTCGACCGATGTGACCGAGTTGCACGACGCGGTCCGGGCGTTCGTCGACGACCCCGGCCGCGGGATGGAGGCCGGGGAGCGGGCCCGCGAGTGGGCGCTGGAGCGTTTCGGTCTCGGCCGCTTCCAGGCCGACTGGGACGAGCTCCTCGCCCGCTGGGTCGGCTGA
- a CDS encoding 6-phospho-beta-glucosidase translates to MKVTVIGAGSTYTPELVSGLWNERERLTVDELWLMDIDGPRLEIVGGMVRRMLARQGAEVPVTLTTDRTAAIAGADAVLIQLRVGGQRARLQDELFPLACGCVGQETTGAGGLAKALRTVPVVLDIAREARERANPGAWVVDFTNPVGINTRALLDDGHHAIGLCNFAIGVQRWIAREHGVEPHRVEVDPVGLNHLSWVRHIRVDGVDVLPAMIAERSDELGRRGGVTGELIRDLGVLPSYYLKYYYAHDATVAEMNAGTPRATVVADVERELLELYADPRVDTKPPQLEARGGAFYSEAATALLASLVGGTGDNHVVNVRNSGLIAGLADDDVIETLCRVDAAGATPLPQEPVAPELLGLIQHVSAYERLAARAAVTGDRRLVRKALLAHPLVQQWDLVTALERGLFETGGELLPQFASA, encoded by the coding sequence ATGAAGGTCACGGTCATCGGCGCCGGCTCCACCTACACGCCCGAGCTCGTCTCGGGCCTGTGGAACGAGCGCGAACGCCTCACGGTCGACGAGCTGTGGCTCATGGACATCGACGGCCCGCGCCTCGAGATCGTCGGCGGCATGGTGCGCCGGATGCTCGCGCGGCAGGGCGCGGAGGTGCCGGTCACCCTGACCACCGACCGCACCGCGGCCATCGCCGGCGCTGACGCGGTCCTCATCCAGCTCCGCGTCGGCGGGCAGCGGGCGCGCCTGCAGGACGAACTGTTTCCGCTCGCCTGCGGCTGCGTGGGCCAGGAGACCACCGGCGCAGGCGGCCTCGCCAAGGCGCTGCGTACCGTCCCGGTGGTGCTCGACATCGCCCGCGAGGCGCGGGAGCGCGCGAACCCCGGCGCGTGGGTGGTCGACTTCACCAACCCGGTCGGCATCAACACGCGGGCGCTGCTCGACGACGGGCACCACGCGATCGGCCTGTGCAACTTCGCGATCGGGGTGCAGCGCTGGATCGCGCGCGAGCACGGCGTCGAGCCGCACCGCGTCGAGGTCGACCCGGTGGGCCTCAACCACCTGTCCTGGGTGCGCCACATCCGGGTGGACGGAGTGGATGTGCTGCCCGCGATGATCGCGGAGCGGTCCGACGAGCTCGGCCGCCGGGGCGGCGTGACCGGCGAGCTGATCCGCGACTTGGGCGTGCTGCCGTCCTACTACCTCAAGTACTACTACGCGCACGATGCGACGGTCGCCGAGATGAATGCGGGCACCCCGCGCGCGACCGTCGTCGCCGATGTGGAGCGCGAGCTGCTGGAGCTGTACGCCGACCCCCGCGTCGACACGAAGCCGCCGCAGCTGGAGGCACGGGGCGGCGCCTTCTACAGCGAGGCGGCGACGGCGCTCCTCGCGTCGCTCGTCGGAGGAACCGGCGACAACCACGTCGTGAACGTGCGCAACAGCGGGCTCATCGCGGGGCTGGCCGACGACGACGTGATCGAGACGCTCTGCCGGGTGGATGCGGCCGGCGCGACGCCGCTGCCGCAGGAGCCGGTCGCGCCCGAGCTGCTCGGCCTGATCCAGCACGTGAGCGCGTACGAGCGGCTCGCCGCGCGCGCCGCCGTGACCGGTGATCGACGGCTGGTGCGCAAGGCCCTGCTCGCGCATCCGCTGGTCCAGCAGTGGGACCTGGTGACCGCTCTCGAGCGCGGCCTCTTCGAGACCGGCGGCGAGCTGCTGCCGCAGTTCGCGAGCGCATGA
- a CDS encoding spermidine/putrescine ABC transporter permease: protein MAVLTDASGGKTRTGDRKPEKKRATKYNRREAIAGYLFISPWIIGFLVFTLGAMLYSLFISFSNYNLATNSASPAGVDNYAELFNDPKVALSLGNTLFYAVMAVPLEIIFALLLALLLNWVGRGAGVFRTLYYLPKMTPAVATASIFLLLLNGNTGAINRFLALFGIEGPQWLIDPNWVKPSIVLMTLWGVSGTMVIFLAALKNVPQDLYEVASLDGAGAVRKFFTITIPMISPAIFFNVVVLTIAALQVFDQAYLLFWRDQTNASPDSSLFYGVYLFQQAFRQFNFGFAAAMAWLLFVIILLITLVQVKVSNRLVYYEGDK, encoded by the coding sequence ATGGCCGTTCTCACCGACGCGTCTGGTGGCAAGACCCGGACGGGTGACCGCAAGCCGGAGAAGAAGCGGGCCACGAAGTACAACAGGCGCGAGGCGATCGCGGGCTATCTCTTCATCAGCCCGTGGATCATCGGCTTCCTCGTGTTCACACTCGGCGCGATGCTATACAGCCTCTTCATCTCGTTCAGCAACTACAACCTGGCGACGAACAGCGCGAGCCCGGCCGGCGTCGACAACTACGCCGAGCTGTTCAACGACCCGAAGGTCGCGCTGTCGCTGGGCAACACGCTCTTCTACGCGGTGATGGCCGTTCCGCTGGAGATCATCTTCGCGCTCCTCCTGGCCCTCCTGCTCAACTGGGTGGGGCGCGGGGCCGGCGTCTTCCGCACTCTCTACTACCTGCCGAAGATGACCCCCGCGGTCGCCACGGCCTCCATCTTCCTGCTGCTGCTGAACGGCAACACGGGTGCGATCAACCGCTTCCTCGCGCTGTTCGGCATCGAGGGCCCGCAGTGGCTGATCGACCCGAACTGGGTGAAGCCGTCGATCGTGCTGATGACCCTGTGGGGCGTCAGCGGCACGATGGTGATCTTCCTCGCGGCCCTCAAGAACGTGCCGCAGGACCTCTATGAGGTGGCCTCCCTGGATGGCGCCGGCGCCGTCCGCAAGTTCTTCACGATCACCATCCCGATGATCTCCCCGGCGATCTTCTTCAACGTGGTCGTGCTCACGATCGCGGCGTTGCAGGTGTTCGATCAGGCTTACCTGCTGTTCTGGCGAGATCAGACGAACGCCTCGCCCGACTCGTCACTGTTCTACGGCGTCTATCTGTTCCAGCAGGCCTTCCGGCAGTTCAACTTCGGCTTCGCCGCGGCGATGGCGTGGCTGCTGTTCGTGATCATCCTCCTGATCACCCTGGTCCAGGTGAAGGTCAGCAACCGCCTCGTCTACTACGAAGGAGACAAGTGA
- a CDS encoding sugar ABC transporter permease, protein MSSATQSAPAAAPLASELQTAQAQTGKTSGKGDKPVGSRWYRPKSIVAKTLLWIVAIGFALLFLYPFAWLLAASLKPRQEVFDNSLWPKTFTPQNYVEVWNQLPLLSWIGNSVIIAVLAAGLVAISSSIVAFGFAYFKFPGRTLLFGLVLATMMLPGAVTMVPQYLIWKNLGLVGTWIPLFGMNLFGSAFYIFLQRQFFMGLPRELFEAARLDGASYWKLFTRIAMPLSIPSFIIIFLFEFQASWNNLQAALIYLNAGGVDGFTVPLGISYAMTTFSPTNGGHGDYQFVMVAALIVTLPMLLLFGFGQRYFIEGVATQGRKG, encoded by the coding sequence ATGTCGTCCGCGACCCAGTCCGCACCGGCCGCGGCACCGCTCGCCTCCGAGCTGCAGACCGCGCAGGCCCAGACCGGCAAGACGTCCGGCAAGGGCGACAAGCCCGTGGGCAGCCGCTGGTACCGCCCGAAGTCGATCGTCGCGAAGACCCTGCTGTGGATCGTCGCGATCGGATTCGCGCTGCTGTTCCTCTATCCCTTCGCCTGGCTGCTCGCGGCGAGCCTCAAGCCGCGGCAGGAGGTGTTCGACAACTCGCTGTGGCCCAAGACATTCACACCGCAGAACTACGTCGAGGTGTGGAACCAGCTGCCGCTGCTCTCGTGGATCGGCAACAGCGTCATCATCGCGGTGCTCGCCGCCGGCCTGGTGGCGATCTCGAGCTCGATCGTCGCGTTCGGCTTCGCCTACTTCAAGTTCCCGGGGCGGACGCTGCTGTTCGGCCTGGTGCTCGCGACGATGATGCTCCCGGGCGCGGTGACGATGGTCCCCCAGTACCTCATCTGGAAGAACCTCGGCCTGGTCGGCACCTGGATCCCGCTGTTCGGCATGAACCTGTTCGGCTCGGCGTTCTACATCTTCCTGCAGCGGCAGTTCTTCATGGGGCTGCCGCGTGAGCTGTTCGAGGCCGCCCGCCTCGACGGCGCCAGCTACTGGAAGCTGTTCACGCGGATCGCGATGCCGCTCAGCATCCCGTCGTTCATCATCATCTTCCTGTTCGAGTTCCAGGCCAGCTGGAACAACCTGCAGGCGGCGCTGATCTACCTGAACGCGGGAGGCGTCGACGGCTTCACCGTCCCGCTCGGCATCTCGTACGCGATGACCACGTTCAGCCCGACCAACGGCGGGCACGGCGACTACCAGTTCGTGATGGTGGCCGCCCTGATCGTGACGCTGCCCATGCTGCTGCTGTTCGGCTTCGGCCAGCGGTACTTCATCGAGGGGGTGGCGACCCAGGGCCGCAAGGGCTGA
- a CDS encoding MFS transporter has product MTSSPSPSLFASRDFRLLLAGQTTSQLGAQIAGVALPLLAVVTLHATPFEVGMLGAASTIAFAVLGLPAGAWIDRVRRRPVLVASDLVRAVLLATIPLAALLGVLSMGQLLLVSLLTGVARVFFDVGYRSYLPAVIGRDRVLAGNSSLEFVRASGQVAGPALGGVLVSLIGAASVLLVQAGTFAVSALCLVGIRAPEPAPVASSGRQRLRDGIAEGLGFVFRSRVLRATATASALSNFSFAIASAVNMVFLSRTLGLSPALIGLVIAVGSVTVMVGAAFTTRLSRAVGPVRIVWLSLAVTAPLSLLGAFAQPGWWTLLIVLGIAAGELGQIVYAITQVSLRQQVCPDRILGRVNATMQVVVMGLFPVGALVGGILGEVVGPRWTLVVAGTLLLACPVVLWSALRGAREVSDLPDAAPAAVP; this is encoded by the coding sequence GTGACCTCCTCTCCCTCTCCTTCGTTGTTCGCGTCCCGCGACTTCCGGCTGCTGCTGGCCGGCCAGACGACCAGTCAGCTCGGCGCGCAGATCGCCGGCGTGGCGCTTCCGCTGCTCGCGGTGGTGACCCTCCACGCGACCCCGTTCGAGGTCGGGATGCTGGGCGCCGCATCCACCATCGCCTTCGCCGTGCTGGGGCTTCCGGCCGGGGCGTGGATCGACCGCGTCCGCCGGCGGCCGGTCCTCGTCGCGAGCGACCTCGTGCGCGCGGTGCTGCTCGCGACCATCCCGCTCGCCGCGCTGCTCGGCGTGCTGTCGATGGGGCAGCTGCTCCTGGTGTCGCTGCTGACCGGGGTGGCCCGCGTGTTCTTCGACGTCGGCTATCGCAGCTACCTGCCCGCGGTGATCGGCCGGGACAGGGTGCTCGCCGGCAACTCGTCGCTCGAGTTCGTGCGCGCCTCCGGTCAGGTGGCGGGACCCGCCCTCGGCGGCGTGCTGGTGTCGCTGATCGGGGCGGCGTCGGTGCTGCTGGTGCAGGCGGGCACGTTCGCGGTATCGGCGTTGTGCCTGGTCGGCATCCGGGCGCCGGAGCCTGCGCCCGTCGCCTCGTCGGGGCGCCAGCGCCTGCGGGACGGGATCGCCGAGGGGCTCGGCTTCGTGTTCCGGTCGCGGGTGCTGCGGGCGACCGCGACTGCGAGCGCGCTGAGCAATTTCTCGTTCGCGATCGCCTCCGCCGTGAATATGGTGTTCCTGTCGCGCACCCTGGGCCTCTCGCCGGCGCTGATCGGCCTCGTGATCGCCGTGGGGTCGGTGACCGTGATGGTCGGCGCGGCGTTCACCACCCGCCTGTCGCGTGCGGTCGGACCGGTGCGGATCGTGTGGCTGTCCCTGGCGGTGACCGCGCCCCTGTCGCTCCTCGGCGCCTTCGCCCAGCCGGGATGGTGGACGCTGCTGATCGTCCTCGGAATCGCCGCCGGCGAGCTCGGACAGATCGTCTACGCCATCACGCAGGTGAGCCTGAGGCAGCAGGTCTGCCCGGACCGCATCCTGGGCCGCGTGAACGCGACCATGCAGGTGGTCGTGATGGGCCTGTTCCCCGTCGGGGCGCTCGTCGGCGGCATCCTGGGCGAGGTCGTCGGTCCGCGCTGGACGCTGGTCGTGGCCGGGACGCTGCTCCTCGCGTGCCCCGTGGTGCTGTGGTCGGCGCTCCGCGGCGCCCGCGAGGTCTCCGACCTCCCCGACGCCGCCCCCGCCGCGGTCCCATGA
- a CDS encoding sugar ABC transporter substrate-binding protein, whose translation MNKRHTALAAMAITASVALLAGCSSSGGSSSGGNFSKDVKGSLNAWGFDNADEVGTSRIDYAKEQLKGVTIKIDQTPFDAQKFTTRVASGNVPDVVQMDRQFVATYAAQGLIQPLDQCYSVHNVDPQKQYYGSVVDDITYKSKIYAVPQFYQPPAIITNERVMKAAGVTDADIDTSKPEQLVAAVKKMYKASGGNPSVLGFDPQASGQAGLWLLANGGQVIGSDGKPTLDDPKNEKGLEVLKQIADAQGGYAKMKSFTDSFDFFGENNQYVKDQVGAEVNAQWYVNVLTPFVDKVDIGAVPFKDSSGQPFTVASGTSFVIPTGAKNKDAACAWALDLTSLQAWEAAGAARAKTIEKTPGAINTGLFTGSPEADKTLRDKYVKPSGNAGFDKAISTYYDVVGSGKSFGASPAGQQIQTELQNAIQKYLLGQASASQALKDAQTAALKAYDQSTKSSK comes from the coding sequence ATGAACAAGAGGCACACCGCCCTCGCCGCGATGGCAATCACCGCGTCGGTGGCGCTCCTCGCCGGGTGCAGCTCCAGCGGCGGCAGCTCCTCCGGCGGGAACTTCTCGAAGGACGTCAAGGGCAGCCTGAACGCCTGGGGCTTCGACAACGCCGACGAGGTCGGCACCTCCCGCATCGACTACGCCAAGGAACAGCTCAAGGGCGTCACCATCAAGATCGACCAGACGCCGTTCGACGCGCAGAAGTTCACCACCCGCGTCGCCAGCGGCAACGTGCCGGACGTCGTGCAGATGGACCGCCAGTTCGTCGCGACCTACGCGGCGCAGGGCCTCATCCAGCCGCTCGACCAGTGCTACTCCGTGCACAACGTCGACCCGCAGAAGCAGTACTACGGCTCGGTCGTCGACGACATCACCTACAAGAGCAAGATCTACGCGGTGCCGCAGTTCTACCAGCCGCCGGCGATCATCACCAACGAGCGCGTCATGAAGGCGGCCGGGGTCACCGACGCCGACATCGACACCTCCAAGCCGGAGCAGCTCGTCGCAGCCGTCAAGAAGATGTACAAGGCCTCGGGCGGCAACCCGAGCGTCCTCGGCTTCGACCCGCAGGCCTCCGGCCAGGCCGGTCTGTGGCTCCTCGCCAACGGCGGCCAGGTCATCGGCAGCGACGGCAAGCCGACGCTCGACGACCCGAAGAACGAGAAGGGCCTCGAGGTCCTGAAGCAGATCGCGGACGCGCAGGGCGGGTACGCGAAGATGAAGAGCTTCACCGACTCCTTCGACTTCTTCGGCGAGAACAACCAGTACGTGAAGGACCAGGTCGGCGCTGAGGTCAACGCCCAGTGGTACGTCAACGTGCTGACCCCGTTCGTCGACAAGGTGGACATCGGCGCAGTGCCGTTCAAGGACAGCAGCGGCCAGCCCTTCACCGTCGCCTCCGGCACGTCGTTCGTCATCCCGACCGGCGCCAAGAACAAGGACGCCGCGTGCGCCTGGGCGCTCGACCTGACGAGCCTGCAGGCCTGGGAGGCTGCGGGCGCGGCCCGTGCCAAGACGATCGAGAAGACCCCGGGTGCGATCAACACCGGCCTCTTCACCGGTTCGCCGGAGGCCGACAAGACGCTCCGTGACAAGTACGTGAAGCCGTCCGGCAACGCGGGCTTCGACAAGGCCATCTCGACCTACTACGACGTCGTCGGCAGCGGCAAGTCGTTCGGTGCGTCGCCCGCCGGCCAGCAGATCCAGACCGAGCTGCAGAACGCGATCCAGAAGTACCTCCTGGGTCAGGCGTCGGCCAGCCAGGCCCTCAAGGACGCGCAGACGGCGGCCCTGAAGGCCTACGACCAGTCCACCAAGAGCAGCAAGTAA
- a CDS encoding ABC transporter, with product MRVAEDEAVAIRIRGLHKRFGEKVAVDGIDLDVPSGSFYGLVGPNGAGKTTTLSMATGLLRPDAGQVLIHGVDMWQRPLVAKAMVGVLSDGVRLFDRLTGQQLVEYAGLLSGMDRPTAQQRTADLLQLLDLQSAGGTLVVDYSAGMTKKIALAAAMVHAPRVLVLDEPFESVDPVSAANIRDILRTYVQGGGTVVVSSHVMDLVERMCDHVAVISAGRVLAAGSVNDVRAGSTLEDRFVELVGGRRVGEGPEWLRHS from the coding sequence GTGCGCGTGGCCGAGGACGAAGCTGTCGCGATCAGGATCCGCGGGCTGCACAAGCGGTTCGGCGAGAAGGTCGCGGTGGACGGGATCGACCTGGATGTGCCGTCCGGCAGCTTCTACGGTCTGGTCGGACCGAATGGCGCCGGAAAGACCACGACGCTCAGCATGGCCACCGGGCTGCTCCGCCCGGACGCCGGGCAGGTGCTCATCCACGGCGTCGACATGTGGCAGCGGCCGCTGGTCGCCAAGGCGATGGTCGGCGTGCTCTCGGACGGCGTGCGGCTCTTCGACCGGCTGACCGGCCAGCAGCTGGTCGAGTACGCGGGACTGCTGAGCGGGATGGACCGGCCGACCGCCCAGCAGCGCACCGCCGACCTGCTCCAGTTGCTCGATCTGCAGTCCGCGGGCGGCACGCTCGTCGTCGACTACTCGGCCGGTATGACGAAGAAGATCGCCCTGGCCGCCGCTATGGTCCACGCACCGCGGGTGCTGGTGCTGGACGAGCCGTTCGAGTCTGTCGACCCCGTGTCGGCGGCGAACATCCGCGACATCCTGCGCACCTACGTGCAGGGCGGCGGCACGGTCGTCGTGTCCTCGCACGTGATGGACCTGGTCGAGCGGATGTGCGACCACGTCGCCGTCATCAGCGCCGGCCGCGTGCTGGCCGCCGGCTCGGTGAATGACGTCCGCGCCGGGTCCACGCTCGAGGACCGCTTCGTCGAGCTCGTCGGCGGGCGCCGGGTCGGGGAGGGGCCGGAGTGGTTGCGACACTCGTAA
- a CDS encoding sugar isomerase produces MSEWMRDQLQAHIQVAEQGETLLPALREVGKVLCDAFAERGILYTFGNGGSAADAQHFTGEIIGHYKRDRRPLGAVTLSTDPTTMTCIANDYSYDDVFSRQVLGLARPGDVVAAFTTSGRSANIVSALEAAKSAGATTVLFGGGDGGPAKQFADFALLSPSTTTPRIQEFHTFMLHVLSEIVDAWADGDEEYAL; encoded by the coding sequence ATGTCTGAGTGGATGCGCGACCAGCTGCAGGCCCACATCCAGGTCGCCGAGCAGGGCGAGACGCTGCTGCCGGCCCTCCGCGAGGTCGGGAAGGTGCTGTGCGACGCGTTCGCCGAGCGCGGCATCCTGTATACGTTCGGCAACGGCGGCAGCGCGGCCGACGCCCAGCACTTCACGGGCGAGATCATCGGCCACTACAAGCGCGACCGCCGCCCGCTCGGCGCCGTCACGCTGAGCACCGACCCGACCACGATGACCTGCATCGCCAACGACTACTCCTACGACGACGTCTTCTCGCGGCAGGTGCTCGGGCTCGCGCGTCCCGGCGATGTGGTCGCCGCCTTCACGACGAGCGGACGGAGTGCGAACATCGTCTCAGCGCTCGAAGCGGCGAAGTCGGCCGGTGCGACGACGGTGCTGTTCGGCGGAGGCGACGGCGGACCGGCCAAGCAGTTCGCCGACTTCGCGCTGCTGAGCCCGTCCACCACCACCCCGAGGATCCAGGAGTTCCACACGTTCATGCTCCACGTGCTGTCCGAGATCGTGGACGCGTGGGCCGACGGCGACGAGGAGTACGCACTGTGA
- a CDS encoding ROK family protein translates to MANGLRAVLSLDIGGTKLAVGVVTEDGRTHALTVEPTRRDEGSGVIVPRLFAMGQRAIAESGLPVEAVGISCGGPLDAKAGVLTGPLHLPGWIDLPIVELAEREFGVPAVLENDATAGALGEFRYGAARDADTMVYLTISTGIGGGAVIDGRLHRGAAGNGGEFGHVMVRTGGRPCLCGRRGCLEGYASGTSIAQRAREAVAERGAGSSLAQLPVVRAEDVVAAAATGDALATELWDETVDVLSTALTDLVNVFEPDLVVLGGGVTRSGDALLVPVRERVAADAMPPAAAASTVVLAGLGDVVCVVGAGAVAFDRLDQLAGAGVSAKGAPHV, encoded by the coding sequence ATGGCAAACGGCCTCCGCGCCGTCCTCTCACTCGACATCGGCGGCACCAAGCTCGCCGTCGGTGTCGTCACGGAGGACGGACGAACCCACGCACTCACCGTCGAACCCACGCGCCGCGACGAGGGTTCGGGTGTAATCGTTCCCAGACTCTTCGCCATGGGGCAGCGCGCCATCGCCGAATCCGGCCTCCCGGTCGAGGCCGTCGGGATCTCGTGCGGCGGTCCCCTGGATGCGAAGGCCGGCGTCCTGACCGGTCCGCTCCACCTCCCGGGTTGGATCGACCTGCCGATCGTCGAGCTCGCCGAGCGCGAGTTCGGCGTCCCGGCCGTGCTCGAGAACGACGCGACCGCCGGCGCCCTGGGCGAGTTCCGCTACGGCGCAGCACGCGACGCCGACACCATGGTGTACCTGACGATCTCCACCGGCATCGGCGGCGGCGCGGTCATCGACGGCCGCCTCCACCGCGGAGCCGCGGGCAACGGCGGCGAGTTCGGCCACGTCATGGTCCGCACCGGCGGGCGGCCCTGCCTGTGCGGCCGCCGCGGCTGCCTCGAGGGCTACGCCTCCGGCACCTCGATCGCCCAGCGCGCCCGGGAGGCCGTCGCGGAGCGCGGGGCGGGGTCGTCGCTCGCGCAGCTCCCCGTCGTGCGCGCCGAGGACGTCGTCGCGGCCGCCGCCACGGGTGACGCGCTGGCGACCGAGCTCTGGGACGAGACCGTCGACGTCCTCTCCACCGCCCTCACCGACCTCGTCAACGTCTTCGAGCCCGACCTCGTCGTGCTCGGCGGCGGCGTGACCCGCTCGGGCGACGCGCTGCTCGTGCCCGTCCGCGAGCGCGTCGCGGCCGACGCGATGCCGCCCGCGGCCGCCGCCTCGACCGTGGTGCTCGCCGGCCTCGGCGACGTCGTCTGCGTCGTCGGCGCCGGAGCCGTCGCGTTCGACCGCCTCGACCAGCTCGCCGGCGCGGGCGTCAGCGCGAAGGGAGCCCCGCATGTCTGA
- a CDS encoding transcriptional regulator, translating to MVVDELTDAEVDRIFHALADATRRDIVARSLAGEHSVSELAGRYDMSFAAVQKHVAVLERAGLVHKRTRGRERVVTGDPETIRRASALLDAFEQLWRHRDAAIDGILAAEAGKRRTTRTTERERSDR from the coding sequence ATGGTTGTAGATGAGCTGACGGACGCAGAGGTCGACCGCATCTTCCACGCGCTGGCGGATGCGACCCGGCGAGACATCGTCGCGCGGTCGCTGGCCGGCGAGCACTCGGTGAGCGAGCTCGCCGGGCGGTACGACATGAGCTTCGCGGCGGTCCAGAAGCACGTCGCCGTGCTCGAACGCGCGGGACTCGTGCACAAGCGGACGCGCGGACGGGAGCGGGTCGTCACGGGCGACCCCGAGACCATCCGGCGGGCGTCCGCGCTGCTCGACGCCTTCGAGCAGCTGTGGCGCCACCGCGATGCGGCCATCGACGGCATCCTGGCCGCGGAGGCCGGGAAGAGACGAACCACCCGCACCACCGAACGAGAGAGGAGCGACCGATGA
- a CDS encoding polyketide cyclase: protein MTVIESTKDPEALTLTIVSEYDAPQERVWQLWSDPRQLELWWGPPGYPATFEVFEFEPGGRATYYMSLPEGGKAWGWWRFVEIEPTGRIAIDDGFAEEGGAPAPGEPGRMMATLEERDGRTRMTILNQFASTAQMNELLEMGQEQGMTLALDQIDAILAGTLTR, encoded by the coding sequence ATGACGGTCATCGAATCGACCAAGGACCCGGAAGCGCTGACGCTCACCATCGTCAGCGAGTACGACGCCCCGCAGGAGCGGGTCTGGCAGCTGTGGTCCGATCCGCGGCAGCTGGAGCTGTGGTGGGGCCCTCCCGGGTACCCGGCGACCTTCGAGGTGTTCGAGTTCGAGCCGGGCGGACGCGCGACCTACTACATGAGCCTGCCCGAGGGCGGGAAGGCGTGGGGCTGGTGGCGGTTCGTCGAGATCGAGCCGACCGGCCGCATCGCGATCGACGACGGCTTCGCCGAGGAGGGCGGCGCTCCCGCACCCGGCGAGCCCGGCCGCATGATGGCCACCCTTGAGGAGCGCGACGGACGCACCCGGATGACGATCCTCAACCAGTTCGCGAGCACCGCTCAGATGAACGAGCTGCTCGAGATGGGCCAGGAGCAGGGCATGACGCTGGCCCTCGACCAGATCGACGCCATCCTCGCCGGCACCCTCACCCGCTAA